The following proteins come from a genomic window of Salvia hispanica cultivar TCC Black 2014 chromosome 4, UniMelb_Shisp_WGS_1.0, whole genome shotgun sequence:
- the LOC125185556 gene encoding probable helicase MAGATAMA 3 isoform X2, with amino-acid sequence MLKNILGHLSHCYLKKLKQILLETWMKTKFEGKIPTAYAFALVEHRQQDKLRLRLFLGNEVIGYNKDKTKSSQRRFSMIPIVCEVKKILFVEKICSLSTIVREYVALQSIRYLPFKDLILEPSDVDIISKDGAWKLAKPLMDFIESNHNKSQLKAINEGLSRKPFVLIQGPPGTGKTQTILGLLSAILHATPPRVHSNGGKQAGLKRGPELPIQERCSHWEKASPWLSGINPRDLIMPVDGDDGFFPTSGNEMKPEVVNSSRKYRVRVLVCAPSNSALDEIVLRILSTGIRDETDHSYSPKIVRVGLKAHHSVQAVSMDYLVEQKLAGMDSQVGDKQKQQGGISKDKDSMRASILDEAVIVFSTLSFSGSTLFSKLNRSFDVVIIDEAAQAVESATLIPLASGCKQVFLVGDPVQLPATVISPVAENFGYGMSLFKRFQQAGYPVQMLKTQYRMNPEIRSFPSKEFYEDSLEDGPDIENQTRRPWHNFRCYGPFCFFDLHEGEESQPSGSGSHVNADEVDFVLAMYSKLVSSYPELKASSRLAIISPYRHQVKLFREKFRSTFGVQSDKLVDINTVDGFQGREKDVAIFSCVRANDNQAIGFVKDYRRMNVGITRARSSVLVVGSASTLRGDDHWKNLIENAEKRNVLFKVSKPYADFFSEASLESMRVVANPESPAAPMEVDDNENALPIDINGGVDPGEADWGGDDDDGGFDEDGGGDD; translated from the exons ATGTTGAAGAATATCTTGGGACATTTGAGCCACTGCTATTTGAAGAAGTTAAAGCAAATATTGCTAGAGACATGGATGAAGACGAAG TTTGAAGGCAAAATACCAACGGCATATGCCTTTGCATTGGTTGAGCATCGTCAACAGGACAAGCTAAGACTTCGTTTGTTTTTGGGCAATGAAGTCATAGGATATAACAAAGACAAAACTAAAAGTAGCCAAAGGCGCTTTAGCATGATTCCTATTGTTTGTGAAGtaaagaaaatcttatttgtTGAGAAG ATTTGCAGTTTATCAACTATAGTCCGTGAATATGTTGCTCTACAGTCCATTAGATATCTCCCTTTCAAGGATTTGATCCTAGAACCATCAGACGTTGACATTATTAGTAAAGATGGTGCTTGGAAACTGGCTAAACCTTTAATGGATTTTATTGAGAGCAATCACAATAAATCACAATTAAAGGCTATAAAC GAAGGTCTTTCACGGAAGCCCTTTGTCTTGATACAG GGTCCACCTGGTACAGGAAAAACACAAACCATTCTTGGGCTTCTTAGTGCCATTTTGCATGCTACTCCACCTAGGGTACATTCCAACGG AGGAAAACAAGCAGGGCTCAAACGTGGGCCAGAACTGCCTATTCAAGAAAG ATGTAGTCACTGGGAAAAAGCATCTCCATGGCTAAGTGGAATTAATCCTCGGGATTTGATCATGCCTGTAGATGGAGATGATGGATTCTTCCCCACATCTGGCAATGAGATG AAACCAGAGGTGGTTAATTCAAGCAGAAagtatcgtgttcgtgttctaGTATGTGCTCCTTCAAATTCTGCTCTTGATGAGATTGTTTTGCGCATCCTGAGTACCG GCATTCGTGATGAAACAGACCATTCATACAGCCCTAAGATTGTGCGAGTAGGTCTTAAAGCCCACCACTCAGTCCAGGCAGTTTCCATGGATTACTTG GTAGAGCAAAAACTTGCGGGCATGGACTCTCAGGTTGGTGACAAGCAGAAGCAGCAAGGAGGCATATCAAAGGACAAAGACAGTATGCGTGCTTCCATACTGGATGAGGCAGTTATA GTTTTCTCCACTCTGAGCTTCAGCGGATCAACTCTATTTAGTAAATTGAATCGGAGTTTTGATGTTGTCATAATTGATGAGGCTGCCCAAGCT GTGGAGTCAGCTACGCTTATACCACTGGCTAGTGGATGCAAACAAGTTTTCTTG GTCGGGGATCCAGTTCAGCTGCCAGCCACAGTAATTTCCCCTGTTGCAGAAAATTTTGG ATACGGAATGAGCTTATTCAAAAGATTCCAGCAGGCAGGCTATCCAGTACAGATGCTGAAGACCCAATATCGCATGAATCCAGAG ATTAGGAGCTTCCCTTCTAAGGAATTTTATGAAGATTCATTGGAGGATGGGCCTGATATTGAAAATCAAACAAGGCGCCCATGGCATAATTTCCGTTGCTATGGGCCATTTTGTTTCTTCGATTTACATGAAGGGGAGGAGTCCCAGCCGTCTGGCAGTGGCTCTCATGTAAATGCTGACGAAGTTGACTTTGTCCTGGCTATGTATAGCAAATTAGTTAGTAGCTATCCAGAGCTTAAGGCAAGTTCTCGACTTGCAATCATATCACCATACAGACATCAAGTCAAGCTCTTCAGAGAGAAGTTCCGTAGCACCTTTGGTGTGCAGTCTGATAAACTTGTAGATATCAACACCGTTGATGGTTTTCAG GGACGTGAAAAGGATGTTGCGATCTTTTCTTGTGTCAGAGCAAATGACAATCAAGCCATTGGTTTCGTTAAAGATTATAGACGAATGAATGTTGGCATTACTCGAGCAAGGTCTTCTGTTTTG GTCGTGGGTTCTGCATCAACATTAAGAGGAGATGACCACTGGAAGAATCTGATTGAAAATGCAGAGAAGAGAAATGTATTATTCAAG GTATCCAAGCCTTACGCTGACTTCTTCAGCGAGGCTAGCCTCGAGTCCATGAGAGTAGTGGCTAATCCCGAGTCCCCAGCAGCTCCTATGGAAGTGGATGATAATGAAAACGCATTGCCTATCGATATCAATGGTGGCGTTGATCCGGGAGAAGCTGACTGGGGTGGAGATGATGACGACGGTGGTTTTGATGAAGACGGTGGTGGTGACGACTGA
- the LOC125221346 gene encoding uncharacterized protein LOC125221346 produces the protein MIDGEEFKVEYENLNELCIYCGMYGHLDVNCIRKPKDKEKGDLSQGSGIATEVPKDTYGPWMIVEKRKRQMRRNSENNIKENIMPPGGSRFKILQDANLELENDRDESLALMPMPLAARDTNIGHGQWTFRKNKGKQVINGASKSGQVRGESLKNSKPAKSTIWDFIEYKQRQQNEELVTKQPSTLDPRSHTVMRGDMCGSKKSGKGSTREPEADGPDPNVEQRLTQAFGRPPDRETREFDENDVMELEENGSPTEGFGNESEGGYFIDERDERCSMDTLERGAKSALFIRALQTLIQLHKPHIIVLLEPRISGKNADNTIRKIGYPNSHRMEANGFSGGIWLLWDDFWHIEVLDTKNQFIHCRVWDERDMNFRFTAVYGHPSPSRRDILWQQLADIQVASEMPWVLLGDFNSIARGSERMGGSANRSGVSQQFVRWLTTSGLIDLGFLGPSFTWRRGTLHERLDKGLCSSEWRFAYPEASVSHLVRYQSDHRPLLLNLCSFSPSMVARPFRFIRAWMSHEKYNDFVTDNWGRGHDFMDSLNSFTEKLQKWNKEVFGNIFRQKQKLLARIAGIQRVLEHRGVPSLNALEIELKDELDKILLREESLWHKKSRNEWVHLGDRNTSFFHLQTIRRRKHIRIEMLQNGEGDWVQDQGQLKSMTVTFYDDLYSEDNLHRTLYGHRSLFPSISSLQVEEIRKQYTAEDVRAALFEMKHWKAPRVDGIQAGFYQKHWETVGGDISAEVIRILEGGDMNARMNQTIICLVPKTKVPKSLSQFRPISLCNVVYKLVTKIIATRLKKLMSVIVGPTQSSFVAGRHITDNIVIAQEAIHSMRSMKGKHGVMALKVDLEKAYDRVSCAFLYDTLNEAGLPEALIDVIMTCVSTSTMQIMWNGDITDSFTPSRGLRQDNLLLFGKADVVTAENIAHVLDKFCTSSGMKVSTTKTTISFSKNVKNATRRNLKELLGVREVESLGKYLGVPLLHMRVDKNTYAYIVDKMNGKIANWTAGRMSLAGRVTLAQSVLSTMPIYAMQTARIPIGTCDDMEKVIRGFVWGKTEDKNRMSLVAWDAVTCPREEGGLGLINLHLVNNAFGMKVCWEIFNNANSLRGSILCSKYKFDPHSGFDPIAPSLCTPLWRLICNTWPDMWRNVMWAIGSGKKVKFWIHRWVPNMRSSLSEVAVSVIPDYLMYKTVDFFVDSSGWAWDMFERFIPAEVAHIIAATAPPSAMEEDDVAFWGPSSTGDFTVKIAYDSQTRAHESISYLQWMRIWNWYGPQRIKTFFWLLLNNGVLVNEERRRRHITTNDVCGMCGLYTKIRLHMLRDCLDARRTWEGLLQFCDIEGFFYPSLHLNDWMIRNINSKLQTGSGVKWCTIFGVGCWNVWKNRCAFVLNNERSSPKTVISQTIIMAKNVEDARMAVVVGERLPRQPVTVF, from the exons ATGATTGATGGCGAGGAATTCAAGGTGGAGTATGAGAACTTGAATGAGCTTTGCATATATTGTGGTATGTACGGTCATTTAGACGTCAACTGTATCCGCAAGCCGAAGGATAAAGAGAAAGGGGATTTGAGCCAAGGGAGCGGAATTGCCACGGAGGTCCCAAAGGATACTTACGGGCCGTGGATGATAGTAGAGAAACGAAAAAGACAAATGCGCCGAAATAGTGAAAACAATATTAAGGAAAATATTATGCCGCCTGGAGGGTCGCGATTCAAAATTCTTCAGGATGCAAATTTAGAGCTTGAGAATGATAGAGATGAGAGCTTGGCATTAATGCCTATGCCGCTGGCAGCTCGTGATACCAATATTGGGCATGGACAATGGACATTTAGGAAAAACAAAGGGAAACAAGTGATAAATGGAGCTAGCAAGTCAGGGCAAGTGAGAGGagaaagtttgaaaaattcTAAGCCTGCCAAGTCTACTATTTGGGATTTCATTGAGTATAAGCAAAGGCAACAAAATGAAGAGTTAGTTACAAAGCAGCCCTCAACGCTAGACCCGAGAAGCCACACAGTTATGCGTGGTGACATGTGTGGTTCAAAGAAAAGTGGAAAAGGCTCCACCAGAGAACCTGAAGCGGACGGACCGGACCCTAATGTTGAGCAACGTTTGACACAAGCTTTTGGTAGGCCCCCAGATCGGGAGACGAGAGAATTCGATGAGAATGATGTGATGGAGTTGGAGGAGAATGGGAGCCCAACAGAGGGGTTCGGGAATGAGTCGGAAGGTGGGTATTTTATTGATGAGCGTGATGAACGATGTTCTATGGACACGCTAGAGCGG GGGGCGAAGAGCGCTCTCTTTATAAGAGCCTTACAGACTTTGATTCAGCTGCATAAACCACATATTATAGTGCTACTTGAACCTCGTATTAGTGGGAAGAATGCAGACAACACTATTAGAAAGATTGGTTATCCGAACTCCCACAGGATGGAGGCTAATGGGTTCTCTGGAGGTATTTGGCTGCTATGGGATGACTTTTGGCACATTGAGGTTCTTGACACGAAAAATCAATTCATCCACTGTCGGGTGTGGGACGAAAGAGATATGAATTTCAGGTTTACTGCAGTCTATGGACACCCTTCTCCTAGCCGGCGTGACATACTCTGGCAGCAATTAGCAGATATTCAAGTTGCGAGTGAGATGCCATGGGTTCTCTTGGGAGACTTTAACTCTATTGCTCGAGGCTCAGAGAGAATGGGGGGCTCAGCGAATCGAAGTGGGGTTAGCCAACAATTTGTTAGGTGGCTTACGACGTCGGGGCTGATTGATCTTGGGTTTTTGGGCCCGAGCTTTACGTGGAGGAGAGGTACTCTTCATGAAAGGTTGGACAAAGGTCTTTGTAGCTCTGAGTGGCGGTTTGCCTATCCAGAAGCATCGGTCTCGCATCTTGTAAGATACCAATCTGATCACAGACCTCTacttttaaatctttgtagtTTCTCGCCCTCTATGGTGGCTAGACCGTTTCGATTTATCAGAGCTTGGATGTCTCATGAGAAGTATAACGATTTCGTCACAGATAATTGGGGTAGAGGGCATGATTTTATGGATTCTCTCAATTCTTTCACAGAAAAATTACAGAAGTGGAATAAGGAGGTTTTTGGCAACATTTTTcgccaaaaacaaaaattattagcTCGTATTGCAGGTATCCAGAGAGTACTCGAGCATAGAGGTGTCCCTAGCCTTAATGCTCTCGAGATAGAGTTAAAAGATGAGTTGGACAAAATCCTGTTGAGAGAAGAGTCATTGTGGCATAAAAAATCACGTAATGAATGGGTTCATCTTGGAGACCGAAATACATCTTTTTTTCATCTGCAAACTATCAGACGTCGAAAACACATCAGGATAGAGATGCTTCAGAATGGAGAAGGTGATTGGGTTCAAGATCAAGGTCAGCTTAAGTCGATGACTGTGACCTTTTATGATGACTTATATAGTGAAGACAATCTACACCGAACTTTATATGGCCATCGCAGTTTGTTTCCCTCAATCAGTTCATTGCAGGTAGAGGAGATACGGAAACAATACACGGCAGAGGATGTCCGAGCTGCCCTCTTTGAAATGAAGCATTGGAAGGCGCCGAGAGTTGATGGGATACAAGCAGGTTTTTATCAAAAGCACTGGGAAACTGTAGGTGGTGATATTAGTGCTGAGGTTATCCGAATTTTAGAGGGAGGCGATATGAATGCAAGGATGAATCAAACTATTATTTGTCTTGTTCCTAAAACTAAGGTACCAAAGTCGCTCTCTCAATTTAGGCCCATTTCTTTGTGCAATGTTGTGTACAAGTTGGTCACGAAAATTATAGCTACCAGATTGAAGAAGCTTATGTCTGTTATTGTCGGACCCACGCAATCGAGCTTTGTGGCTGGGAGACATATAACAGACAATATTGTGATTGCACAAGAGGCAATTCATTCTATGCGATCTATGAAGGGAAAGCATGGAGTGATGGCTTTAAAAGTTGACTTGGAAAAAGCGTATGACCGAGTAAGTTGTGCATTTTTGTATGATACTTTGAATGAAGCTGGTCTACCGGAAGCTCTCATTGATGTGATTATGACTTGTGTTTCAACAAGCACTATGCAAATTATGTGGAATGGGGATATAACAGATTCCTTCACACCATCTCGAGGTTTAAGGCAAG aTAATCTGTTATTATTTGGGAAAGCTGATGTAGTCACTGCCGAGAATATTGCACATGTACTGGATAAGTTTTGTACAAGCTCAGGTATGAAAGTTAGTACTACAAAGACTACCATATCCTTCtctaaaaatgtgaaaaatgcAACTCGAAGGAACTTGAAAGAGTTGTTGGGAGTGCGTGAAGTGGAGAGCTTGGGTAAATACTTAGGAGTCCCCTTATTGCATATGAGGGTGGATAAGAATACATATGCTTACATTGTTGATAAAATGAATGGAAAAATAGCGAATTGGACCGCCGGTAGAATGTCATTAGCAGGGAGGGTCACCTTAGCTCAATCAGTGCTGAGTACAATGCCCATTTATGCTATGCAAACAGCAAGAATCCCGATAGGCACATGTGATGATATGGAGAAAGTGATCCGAGGTTTTGTGTGGGGTAAAACTGAAGACAAAAATCGTATGAGCTTGGTGGCATGGGATGCGGTGACCTGCCCAAGAGAAGAAGGTGGGTTAGGATTGATAAATCTTCATTTGGTGAATAATGCTTTTGGTATGAAGGTTTGTTGGGAGATATTCAACAACGCAAACTCTTTACGGGGGAGCATTCTTTGTTCTAAGTATAAATTTGATCCTCACTCAGGTTTTGACCCCATAGCTCCCAGTTTATGTACTCCTCTTTGGCGTTTAATTTGCAACACTTGGCCTGATATGTGGAGAAATGTTATGTGGGCAATAGGATCAGGCAAAAAAGTCAAGTTTTGGATTCATCGTTGGGTGCCGAACATGAGGAGCTCTCTATCAGAAGTGGCAGTGAGTGTCATACCCGATTATCTAATGTACAAGACAGTGGATTTTTTCGTTGATAGCTCAGGCTGGGCATGGGATATGTTTGAGCGATTTATTCCAGCTGAGGTAGCTCATATTATTGCTGCTACCGCACCTCCAAGCGCAatggaagaagatgatgtAGCTTTTTGGGGACCTTCGTCGACAGGAGACTTCACAGTTAAAATCGCATATGACAGTCAAACGAGAGCGCATGAATCAATAAGTTACTTACAGTGGATGAGAATTTGGAATTGGTATGGGCCACAACGAATTAAGACCTTCTTTTGGCTGCTCTTGAACAATGGTGTGCTAGTTAATGAAGAAAGGAGGAGAAGGCATATAACAACCAATGATGTCTGCGGTATGTGTGGCTTGTACACGAAGATCCGCCTCCACATGCTTCGTGATTGTTTGGATGCGAGAAGAACTTGGGAAGGTCTACTTCAGTTTTGTGATATTGAGGGTTTTTTTTATCCTTCCCTCCACCTAAATGACTGGATGATTCGCAACATCAACTCTAAACTTCAAACGGGAAGTGGGGTGAAATGGTGCACTATCTTTGGAGTAGGGTGCTGGAATGTTTGGAAGAACAGGTGTGcatttgttttgaataatgAAAGATCGAGCCCGAAAACCGTTATATCACAAACTATAATTATGGCAAAGAATGTGGAGGATGCGAGAATGGCTGTTGTAGTGGGTGAACGTTTGCCGAGACAACCAGTGACGGTTTTCTGA
- the LOC125185556 gene encoding probable helicase MAGATAMA 3 isoform X1, whose amino-acid sequence MAVDTHKHDKEACILQFYKIVLTWDYNLILEEAQRQPKRALGVKKVKNTYKNVEEYLGTFEPLLFEEVKANIARDMDEDEERVCQEAMVAECSEVNGFHMPMIICSEPEKVSENDLLLVSNKKFEGKIPTAYAFALVEHRQQDKLRLRLFLGNEVIGYNKDKTKSSQRRFSMIPIVCEVKKILFVEKICSLSTIVREYVALQSIRYLPFKDLILEPSDVDIISKDGAWKLAKPLMDFIESNHNKSQLKAINEGLSRKPFVLIQGPPGTGKTQTILGLLSAILHATPPRVHSNGGKQAGLKRGPELPIQERCSHWEKASPWLSGINPRDLIMPVDGDDGFFPTSGNEMKPEVVNSSRKYRVRVLVCAPSNSALDEIVLRILSTGIRDETDHSYSPKIVRVGLKAHHSVQAVSMDYLVEQKLAGMDSQVGDKQKQQGGISKDKDSMRASILDEAVIVFSTLSFSGSTLFSKLNRSFDVVIIDEAAQAVESATLIPLASGCKQVFLVGDPVQLPATVISPVAENFGYGMSLFKRFQQAGYPVQMLKTQYRMNPEIRSFPSKEFYEDSLEDGPDIENQTRRPWHNFRCYGPFCFFDLHEGEESQPSGSGSHVNADEVDFVLAMYSKLVSSYPELKASSRLAIISPYRHQVKLFREKFRSTFGVQSDKLVDINTVDGFQGREKDVAIFSCVRANDNQAIGFVKDYRRMNVGITRARSSVLVVGSASTLRGDDHWKNLIENAEKRNVLFKVSKPYADFFSEASLESMRVVANPESPAAPMEVDDNENALPIDINGGVDPGEADWGGDDDDGGFDEDGGGDD is encoded by the exons ATGGCGGTCGACACACACAAGCACGACAAGGAAGCCTGCATTCTTCAATTCTACAAAATTGTGCTCACTTGGGATTACAATCTCATCTTGGAGGAAGCACAG CGTCAACCGAAACGTGCTCTTGGAGTGAAAAAGGTTAAAAACACGTATAAAAATGTTGAAGAATATCTTGGGACATTTGAGCCACTGCTATTTGAAGAAGTTAAAGCAAATATTGCTAGAGACATGGATGAAGACGAAG AAAGAGTATGCCAGGAAGCAATGGTAGCAGAATGTAGTGAAGTTAATGGATTTCATATGCCTATGATCATATGTTCGGAGCCCGAGAAAGTATCtgaaaatgatttattattgGTTTCAAATAAGAAG TTTGAAGGCAAAATACCAACGGCATATGCCTTTGCATTGGTTGAGCATCGTCAACAGGACAAGCTAAGACTTCGTTTGTTTTTGGGCAATGAAGTCATAGGATATAACAAAGACAAAACTAAAAGTAGCCAAAGGCGCTTTAGCATGATTCCTATTGTTTGTGAAGtaaagaaaatcttatttgtTGAGAAG ATTTGCAGTTTATCAACTATAGTCCGTGAATATGTTGCTCTACAGTCCATTAGATATCTCCCTTTCAAGGATTTGATCCTAGAACCATCAGACGTTGACATTATTAGTAAAGATGGTGCTTGGAAACTGGCTAAACCTTTAATGGATTTTATTGAGAGCAATCACAATAAATCACAATTAAAGGCTATAAAC GAAGGTCTTTCACGGAAGCCCTTTGTCTTGATACAG GGTCCACCTGGTACAGGAAAAACACAAACCATTCTTGGGCTTCTTAGTGCCATTTTGCATGCTACTCCACCTAGGGTACATTCCAACGG AGGAAAACAAGCAGGGCTCAAACGTGGGCCAGAACTGCCTATTCAAGAAAG ATGTAGTCACTGGGAAAAAGCATCTCCATGGCTAAGTGGAATTAATCCTCGGGATTTGATCATGCCTGTAGATGGAGATGATGGATTCTTCCCCACATCTGGCAATGAGATG AAACCAGAGGTGGTTAATTCAAGCAGAAagtatcgtgttcgtgttctaGTATGTGCTCCTTCAAATTCTGCTCTTGATGAGATTGTTTTGCGCATCCTGAGTACCG GCATTCGTGATGAAACAGACCATTCATACAGCCCTAAGATTGTGCGAGTAGGTCTTAAAGCCCACCACTCAGTCCAGGCAGTTTCCATGGATTACTTG GTAGAGCAAAAACTTGCGGGCATGGACTCTCAGGTTGGTGACAAGCAGAAGCAGCAAGGAGGCATATCAAAGGACAAAGACAGTATGCGTGCTTCCATACTGGATGAGGCAGTTATA GTTTTCTCCACTCTGAGCTTCAGCGGATCAACTCTATTTAGTAAATTGAATCGGAGTTTTGATGTTGTCATAATTGATGAGGCTGCCCAAGCT GTGGAGTCAGCTACGCTTATACCACTGGCTAGTGGATGCAAACAAGTTTTCTTG GTCGGGGATCCAGTTCAGCTGCCAGCCACAGTAATTTCCCCTGTTGCAGAAAATTTTGG ATACGGAATGAGCTTATTCAAAAGATTCCAGCAGGCAGGCTATCCAGTACAGATGCTGAAGACCCAATATCGCATGAATCCAGAG ATTAGGAGCTTCCCTTCTAAGGAATTTTATGAAGATTCATTGGAGGATGGGCCTGATATTGAAAATCAAACAAGGCGCCCATGGCATAATTTCCGTTGCTATGGGCCATTTTGTTTCTTCGATTTACATGAAGGGGAGGAGTCCCAGCCGTCTGGCAGTGGCTCTCATGTAAATGCTGACGAAGTTGACTTTGTCCTGGCTATGTATAGCAAATTAGTTAGTAGCTATCCAGAGCTTAAGGCAAGTTCTCGACTTGCAATCATATCACCATACAGACATCAAGTCAAGCTCTTCAGAGAGAAGTTCCGTAGCACCTTTGGTGTGCAGTCTGATAAACTTGTAGATATCAACACCGTTGATGGTTTTCAG GGACGTGAAAAGGATGTTGCGATCTTTTCTTGTGTCAGAGCAAATGACAATCAAGCCATTGGTTTCGTTAAAGATTATAGACGAATGAATGTTGGCATTACTCGAGCAAGGTCTTCTGTTTTG GTCGTGGGTTCTGCATCAACATTAAGAGGAGATGACCACTGGAAGAATCTGATTGAAAATGCAGAGAAGAGAAATGTATTATTCAAG GTATCCAAGCCTTACGCTGACTTCTTCAGCGAGGCTAGCCTCGAGTCCATGAGAGTAGTGGCTAATCCCGAGTCCCCAGCAGCTCCTATGGAAGTGGATGATAATGAAAACGCATTGCCTATCGATATCAATGGTGGCGTTGATCCGGGAGAAGCTGACTGGGGTGGAGATGATGACGACGGTGGTTTTGATGAAGACGGTGGTGGTGACGACTGA